The proteins below come from a single Ictalurus furcatus strain D&B chromosome 15, Billie_1.0, whole genome shotgun sequence genomic window:
- the atp1b2a gene encoding sodium/potassium-transporting ATPase subunit beta-2a isoform X1 → MSKPEEKKESGGWKEFFWNPRTHELLGRTASSWGLILLFYVVFYTFLAGMFCLTMYVMLLTLDDYTPTWQDRLATPGLMIRPKGEDLEIIYNIKNTESWDKYVQALNTFLTPYNNSQQVLNNDACTPDKYYFQEDSGNVRNNPKRACQFNRTMLEDCSGLVDRTYGYSDGKPCVLIKLNRVIGMLPGKDGQSPYITCGTKKEVNNDFVDVTYFPPNGTFNLMYYPYYGLRAQVNYTQPLVAVKFVNVTLDTDVNIECKINSNTITEFSERDKFAGRVSFKLRINSI, encoded by the exons ATGTCAAAAccagaggagaagaaggagtCTGGCGGATGGAAAGAATTCTTTTGGAATCCGCGCACACACGAGCTGTTGGGCCGAACCGCAAGCAGCTGGG gtttgaTTCTGCTCTTCTATGTGGTCTTCTACACGTTTCTTGCTGGAATGTTCTGCCTCACCATGTACGTTATGCTGCTCACACTTGATGATTATACACCAACCTGGCAGGACCGACTTGCTACACcag gattgaTGATCAGGCCTAAAGGTGAAGATTTGGaaatcatatataatataaaaaacacTGAAAGCTGGGACAAATATGTTCAGGCACTCAACACCTTCCTCACCC CTTATAATAATTCTCAGCAGGTGCTGAATAATGATGCATGTACTCCGGATAAGTATTATTTTCAGGAGGACAGCGGGAATGTGCGTAATAACCCCAAAAGGGCGTGTCAGTTTAACCGCACCATGCTTGAGGATTGTTCTGGACTTGTTGACCGAACCTACGGTTACAGCGATGGAAAACCCTGTGTGCTCATCAAATTGAACAGG GTTATTGGAATGTTGCCAGGGAAAGATGGCCAGTCTCCATATATCACCTGTGGAACAAAG AAGGAGGTGAACAATGATTTTGTTGATGTCACTTATTTTCCTCCTAATGGGACATTTAATTTGATGTATTATCCGTACTATGGCCTACGCGcccag gTGAACTACACTCAGCCTCTGGTAGCGGTGAAGTTTGTGAACGTAACTCTGGACACTGATGTGAACATTGAATGTAAAATCAACTCCAACACAATCACAGAATTCAGCGAGCGTGACAAGTTCGCTGGCCGAGTTTCCTTTAAACTGCGCATCAACAGtatctag
- the atp1b2a gene encoding sodium/potassium-transporting ATPase subunit beta-2a isoform X2, which translates to MFCLTMYVMLLTLDDYTPTWQDRLATPGLMIRPKGEDLEIIYNIKNTESWDKYVQALNTFLTPYNNSQQVLNNDACTPDKYYFQEDSGNVRNNPKRACQFNRTMLEDCSGLVDRTYGYSDGKPCVLIKLNRVIGMLPGKDGQSPYITCGTKKEVNNDFVDVTYFPPNGTFNLMYYPYYGLRAQVNYTQPLVAVKFVNVTLDTDVNIECKINSNTITEFSERDKFAGRVSFKLRINSI; encoded by the exons ATGTTCTGCCTCACCATGTACGTTATGCTGCTCACACTTGATGATTATACACCAACCTGGCAGGACCGACTTGCTACACcag gattgaTGATCAGGCCTAAAGGTGAAGATTTGGaaatcatatataatataaaaaacacTGAAAGCTGGGACAAATATGTTCAGGCACTCAACACCTTCCTCACCC CTTATAATAATTCTCAGCAGGTGCTGAATAATGATGCATGTACTCCGGATAAGTATTATTTTCAGGAGGACAGCGGGAATGTGCGTAATAACCCCAAAAGGGCGTGTCAGTTTAACCGCACCATGCTTGAGGATTGTTCTGGACTTGTTGACCGAACCTACGGTTACAGCGATGGAAAACCCTGTGTGCTCATCAAATTGAACAGG GTTATTGGAATGTTGCCAGGGAAAGATGGCCAGTCTCCATATATCACCTGTGGAACAAAG AAGGAGGTGAACAATGATTTTGTTGATGTCACTTATTTTCCTCCTAATGGGACATTTAATTTGATGTATTATCCGTACTATGGCCTACGCGcccag gTGAACTACACTCAGCCTCTGGTAGCGGTGAAGTTTGTGAACGTAACTCTGGACACTGATGTGAACATTGAATGTAAAATCAACTCCAACACAATCACAGAATTCAGCGAGCGTGACAAGTTCGCTGGCCGAGTTTCCTTTAAACTGCGCATCAACAGtatctag
- the gltpd2a gene encoding ceramide-1-phosphate transfer protein isoform X1: MRSLLHQYFLVAAMLTLLLFLTSLWLPQGTVQDCESSWLPCLSDPNRMVHPVGVAESDVGTHTDNITIRSDSINPKPVIISECPGQHFQVSQLLLYLNSALSPTSDVLLDPYLLCWEELIKFMEALGPLVSFFTYKVQEKITLIRQLAEEDSGKHRLLTLLPTNSPLLTHNPLSHTYHSVRSMLDTELQLGVVSFDRQTPSGSRTLLRLHRSLLWLQLLLMKLWLEPGHVRRSLGEVCEEAYSEALAPHHPWLLQRVARLAFKAMPEHTVLLRMVCVNTHEEAEPIIRTIVTAISEVRRRTHNELEKRNMLDLP, translated from the exons atgagATCACTGTTGCATCAGTACTTCCTGGTGGCAGCCATGTTGACTCTGCTTCTATTCCTCACCTCATTGTGGCTgc CTCAAGGAACAGTACAGGATTGTGAATCATCGTGGCTCCCGTGTCTCAGTGATCCAAACCGCATG gtaCATCCAGTAGGGGTTGCAGAAAGTGATGTTGGGACCCACACTGATAACATCACTATTAGGAGCGACAGCATTAACCCTAAACCTGTCATCATATCTGAATGTCCTGGGCAGCATTTCCAGGTGTCTCAACTCCTGCTGTATTTAAACTCCGCCCTCAGCCCTACCTCGGATGTGCTCTTGGATCCTTACCTGCTCTGCTGGGAAGAGCTAATTAA GTTTATGGAGGCTCTCGGTCCTCTGGTTAGTTTTTTCACCTACAAAGTTCAGGAGAAGATCACTCTAATTCGCCAGCTGGCTGAGGAGGATTCTGGGAAACACAGATTACTGACTCTGCTCCCCACCAACTCCCCACTTCTAACCCACAATCCCCTCAGCCACACCTACCATTCTGTGCGCTCCATGTTGGATACAGAGCTTCAGTTGGGTGTGGTCAGCTTCGACAGACAAACGCCATCGGGAAGTCGTACTTTGCTTCGCCTCCATCGATCGCTGCTGTGGTTGCAGCTGTTGCTGATGAAGCTGTGGCTGGAGCCTGGGCACGTGAGGCGAAGCCTGGGTGAGGTGTGTGAAGAAGCATACAGTGAGGCGTTAGCACCACATCACCCGTGGCTGCTACAGAGGGTGGCACGACTCGCCTTTAAGGCCATGCctgaacacactgtactgctcaggatggtgtgtgtgaacacacacGAGGAGGCAGAACCAATCATTCGCACCATTGTCACTGCGATCAGCGAGGTGCGCCGTAGAACCCACAATGAGCTGGAGAAAAGAAACATGCTGGACTTACCTTAA
- the gltpd2a gene encoding uncharacterized protein gltpd2a isoform X2 gives MASEAAGEKLSLCHCMNVMEEIKSAPPQSSPTTPTSKAPESPSHAMGLGSPELLKELKQPHTLKPVHTHTGLTKVFCGRGRINAAPASQSQTLPPSASTNQQIAKGHCLSSGTQN, from the exons ATGGCCTCTGAGGCTGCTGGAGAGAAGCTGTCTCTCTG tcactgTATGAATGTGATGGAAGAAATAAAG tctgctCCTCCTCAGTCTTCACCCACAACTCCAACTTCCAAAGCTCCAGAATCTCCCAGCCATgcca TGGGTTTGGGAAGTCCTGAGTTACTGAAGGAGTTGAAGCAGCCACACACTCTGAAaccagttcacacacacactggactcACCAAAGTGTTCTGTGGCCGTGGACGAATT AATGCTGCACCAGCCAGCCAATCACAGACTTTGCCTCCATCTGCTTCCACCAATCAGCAAATAGCAAAGGGGCACTGTCTGTCCAGTGGCACACAGAATTAA